ATGGCGGGTGGCGGATGGAGGGATGGGCGGTCTGTGATCCTTAGAAGAagtagggggagggggcggcgAACTTGGGTCCGACGGCCAGAGGAGCGGCCGCGAAGGGTCCAAAGCCGAACTTTGCGGGTGCGGCGAATGCCACGGGCGCTGGAGCGGCGAATCCCAGGGGAGCAGCCACCGGAGCGGCCAGCGGAGCAGGTGCGGGAGCCAGagccggggctggggctggggcggcGAAGGCCACCTTTGGTGGGGCCGGGGCCAGGGCGGGAGCAGCGAAGGCGGGCAGACCGAAGGCCACCTTGTTGGGGGCGGCGAATGCCAACGGAGCAGGAGCCGCGAATCCGGGCGCAAAGCCAGCGAAAGCAGGAGCGGCGaatgcaggagcaggagcagcaaagGCCACAGGAGCGGGGgcagccactggcactggagcGGGAGCGGCAAAGGCCacgggagcgggagcgagagcgggagcaggagccaCGGGGTAGGCCACGGCGTGATTGATGCGATGGGCATTGAAGCTGGAGGCGTAGGGAGCCACCACTCCGGCGGTGGCCACGGGTGCCGCCAGAGGAACGGGGCCGGCGTGGAAGGGCAGCAGACCAGCCTGGGCGGTGGCCACGCAGAGAGCAACGAGCTGGAACGAAGGGGGAGGATGATGTAGATGGATCGATCCCCAAGGATATCCTCCGGACTTACCATAATCTTGGCGAACATcttgcttggcttggcttgggtTTGGGATCGGGACTGGAGCTGTGTGATTAGCTTGAGGGCTGACTAGGCTTTGATATCGAACTGTCGGCCGATCAATGCTTTTATAATTCTCcccgaaacgaatcgaatcgaatcgaatggagTCCGTGGCGGAGCATACGAAAATACCTTGCAAGACTTTCTATATCGGGCCCGTCGAAGGGCGCCAGTGCGACATTTCGTATGTACTTAATAATCAATTGGTCGCCTCTTACGTGCGACACATGGCCTCCCCGCCTCCCGCGAAgagtgccctgccctgccctgccccttgGCTTTCATAATTGCACGCAATTCCGGACCATAACCTAGCCCAATGACCGGGGATATTGGATATTGGGCAAGATTTCGCTTTGCTTATGACAAGAaacccgccccgccccgccccgccacgccacgccccgAACCGCCTCACGTTAGCCCCCCAATTACTTACCCAAAATACGTGCTGTcccctccagctccagctccacctctCCCTCGCCCTGCCATTTAATTGGAATACACTGTTGTTGCAACAATTGTCGcgtgtgttgctgttgctgtggctgttgctgtgtcTGGAATTTCTGATTCGATTTCTTGTTGCGTGCAGTGGAAATTTACGAACAACATTTCTGCCTTCCCTCGCGTTAGAGGCGGGCAACACCACATTTGGCGGCATTACGACTCGGCGTCTGGCGTGTAATGAGAGATTCAATCAGATTATCCATCACCTGTACACGAGTGCGAGTATTTTGGGGTATTTACTGTACGATGTACTGGCAATTTGATTCAAGGCAATTCAAGGCATTCCTTGAGATTTTGCCATTTCCCAGACGGAGCTAAAGTGATCGCAGGATGGATCTCTGCTATCGTAATCGAGGCCTGGCTAATCGATCGAATCGCAAACTAAGGCCAAGACCAGGACCATCCGGGCCACACCGAAGGTGGTATACACTCATACCtaaacccacacacatacccaCTTATCGGATCAGTTTTGCTAAAAAAtaggaaattaaaaaaaaaaaattcaattttgtttaaattttattctaGTTAATCGATAAATAATGGATGTTTTACATAGAATGTTATCGTTTGGGATTTACTAAATTAGTTTCTTGATTCGTTCTTTGGTTAGCTTCGCTTAATCCATCCCATTCGGTGCCCAAGGTGCAGTCCTAGAACAGGGAATGGTGATGCTTGTGGATCAGCTTCGTGAGGGGCAGGGCACGCAGGTGGGCGtgctgggggtgggggtgggcgTGTGAGTGGGCGAGCAGCTTGGGGAAGGCGTAACCGATGGACACATGGTGGGTGGTGGTCTTTGGCCCGGGAATCGCCCGGTAGGTGGGCGTCGCAAAGGGCGCGGCCTCCAGGACGGGTGGCAGCACCTGGTGGGTTATCGTCAGCTCAGCGGGTGGGAGGAAGGGCGTGGCAGCTGGCAGAAGATGATGCGGAAGGGGAGCTGGAGCGGGCAGAagtggagctggagcgggCAGaagtggagctggagccggcaGAAGTGGTGCGGGTGCGAATACTGGTGGTGCGGGTGCGTATACCGGTGGTGCAGGAATGAATTGCGGTGGCGGAGGAGCCACAAGAGCTGGTGCCGGTCCATAAACGGGTGGTGCCGGTGCGTATACGGGTGGTGCTGGGGCAAAGGCTGGTGGTGGAGCAGGCGCTGGCAGGAATGGCGCCGCGTAATCCAAATgctccgccagcggagccTGCAGTGGTGCGTGCAGCGGCTCCAAGTGCTCGAAATGGTGCGGATCGAAGTGATTGAAGTGCTGATTGAAGTGTGGATTGAAGTGCTGATCAAAGTGTGCCGACGGCTTGGCCTCCCCCGCCGCCAAGAG
The sequence above is a segment of the Drosophila pseudoobscura strain MV-25-SWS-2005 chromosome X, UCI_Dpse_MV25, whole genome shotgun sequence genome. Coding sequences within it:
- the LOC6900014 gene encoding cyclin-dependent kinase inhibitor 1C, which translates into the protein MFAKIMLVALCVATAQAGLLPFHAGPVPLAAPVATAGVVAPYASSFNAHRINHAVAYPVAPAPALAPAPVAFAAPAPVPVAAPAPVAFAAPAPAFAAPAFAGFAPGFAAPAPLAFAAPNKVAFGLPAFAAPALAPAPPKVAFAAPAPAPALAPAPAPLAAPVAAPLGFAAPAPVAFAAPAKFGFGPFAAAPLAVGPKFAAPSPYFF
- the LOC6900015 gene encoding pollen-specific leucine-rich repeat extensin-like protein 3, producing the protein MRHHIWALALAILLAAGEAKPSAHFDQHFNPHFNQHFNHFDPHHFEHLEPLHAPLQAPLAEHLDYAAPFLPAPAPPPAFAPAPPVYAPAPPVYGPAPALVAPPPPQFIPAPPVYAPAPPVFAPAPLLPAPAPLLPAPAPLLPAPAPLPHHLLPAATPFLPPAELTITHQVLPPVLEAAPFATPTYRAIPGPKTTTHHVSIGYAFPKLLAHSHAHPHPQHAHLRALPLTKLIHKHHHSLF